From Algoriphagus sp. NG3, the proteins below share one genomic window:
- a CDS encoding polysaccharide deacetylase family protein produces MRFLILLLGFLTSYTISPAQILKKPIPDKLVVLTFDDAPASQYYVVAPMLQEFGFGATFFVCEFQPNYADSTLYMNWRQIQELDKMGFEIANHTHTHANVSKLTQVEFNKQLTYIEEKCDSLGIAKPINFAYPGYGLNGQALRFLDKKNYVFARAGGSRAYDPLKDHPYLVPSWATDDTNKEEIFSSFKQARDGKIVIMTIHGVPDIEHPWVNTPPELFREYLQYLEDNDFTVISMRDLEDYIDAEEAKRLILPDLAKKLAN; encoded by the coding sequence ATGAGATTTTTGATTTTACTTCTTGGCTTTCTTACAAGTTATACAATTTCCCCAGCCCAGATCCTCAAAAAACCAATTCCCGACAAACTGGTCGTTCTAACGTTCGATGATGCTCCGGCAAGCCAATATTATGTTGTAGCTCCTATGCTTCAAGAATTTGGATTTGGTGCAACATTCTTTGTCTGTGAGTTTCAGCCCAATTATGCTGACAGCACTTTGTACATGAATTGGAGACAGATTCAGGAACTGGACAAAATGGGATTTGAAATCGCCAACCATACGCATACCCATGCGAATGTCAGTAAACTGACCCAAGTAGAATTCAACAAGCAACTCACTTACATAGAGGAAAAATGTGACTCCTTGGGAATCGCAAAGCCTATCAATTTTGCATATCCCGGTTATGGATTGAATGGGCAGGCGTTGCGGTTTCTGGATAAAAAAAATTATGTCTTCGCACGGGCAGGGGGAAGCAGAGCTTATGATCCTTTGAAAGATCACCCTTACTTGGTTCCAAGTTGGGCAACGGATGATACAAATAAGGAGGAGATCTTTTCATCTTTCAAGCAAGCTAGAGATGGAAAGATTGTCATCATGACCATTCATGGAGTTCCGGACATAGAACATCCTTGGGTGAATACCCCTCCAGAACTTTTCAGGGAATATCTTCAATACCTTGAGGACAATGATTTCACCGTCATTTCTATGCGAGACCTAGAGGATTACATTGATGCAGAAGAGGCGAAAAGACTAATCCTTCCGGATTTAGCCAAGAAACTTGCCAATTAA
- a CDS encoding 2OG-Fe(II) oxygenase produces MDKDQEENEEKNQFEELIQGLIDNKYGCSNDFVNKSTVTGLRENILRADQNGVLQAAGIGNQKNHIQNSLIRGDKIKWIEEKSINEFEVIYLKKVGNFISHLNKTCFTSIKSLESHYANYKQKSFYKRHLDQFKNEKGRQFSLVLFLNDDWQNDDGGLLSLYPAGGAQRDISPIGGRMVFFRSDEMEHEVHPSFTRERKSIAGWLKN; encoded by the coding sequence ATGGACAAAGACCAAGAGGAAAATGAGGAGAAAAATCAATTTGAAGAACTGATTCAAGGATTGATTGACAATAAGTATGGCTGTAGCAATGACTTCGTAAATAAAAGTACCGTCACTGGACTGAGAGAAAATATTCTGCGTGCTGATCAAAATGGGGTTCTTCAGGCGGCTGGAATAGGCAACCAAAAAAATCATATACAGAATTCGCTGATCAGGGGAGACAAAATCAAATGGATTGAAGAGAAAAGCATCAATGAATTCGAAGTGATCTATCTGAAAAAAGTCGGGAATTTTATCTCACACCTTAATAAAACCTGCTTCACATCCATCAAAAGTCTGGAAAGCCACTATGCCAACTATAAGCAAAAAAGCTTCTATAAAAGACATTTGGATCAATTCAAAAATGAAAAAGGAAGACAATTCTCTCTTGTGTTGTTTTTGAACGATGACTGGCAGAATGACGACGGAGGATTGCTCTCTTTATATCCGGCAGGAGGGGCTCAACGAGATATTTCTCCGATTGGTGGTAGAATGGTCTTCTTCCGGAGTGATGAGATGGAACATGAAGTACATCCTTCATTTACCCGGGAGCGGAAAAGTATAGCCGGATGGCTTAAGAATTAA
- the katG gene encoding catalase/peroxidase HPI — MDNKENGHNHTDPVWDVNESEAKCPFTSGAIHHTAGGGTKNNDWWPNRLNLNILRQHSSKSNPMDPDFNYAEEFKKLDLAAVKQDLAGLMTDSQDWWPADFGHYGPFFIRMAWHSAGTYRIADGRGGGGSGSQRFAPLNSWPDNANLDKARYLLWPVKQKYGRRLSWADLLILAGNVALETMGFKTFGFAGGREDVWEPEEDIYWGSEGEWLGDQERYAGSGDGERNLENPLGASHMGLIYVNPEGPKGQPDPIGAAHDIRETFGRMAMNDEETVALIAGGHTFGKTHGAADPGEYVGHEPEGAGIEEMGLGWKNNFGKGHSEDTITSGIEVTWTTTPTQWSNNFFENLFGFEWELTKSPAGAHQWKPKGDAGAGTVPDAHNPAKKHAPNMLTTDLALKEDPDYEKISRRFFENPEEFADAFSRAWFKLTHRDMGPIQRYLGPEVPSEELIWQDPIPAVNHELVDEQDVASLKAKVLESGLSVSELVTTAWASASTFRGSDMRGGANGARIRLSPQKFWAVNNPSQLGKVIDKLEAIQKEFNASQSGGKQISLADLIVLAGCAGVEKAAKNAGKDVTVPFTPGRMDASQEQTDVSSFAAMEPAADGFRNYFKPTHKASAEEMLVDRAQLLKLTPPEMTVLLGGMRVLGANFDNSKHGVFTETPGALTNDFFVNVLDMGTSWKAADSGQHAFLGTDRKTGQVKWTGTRADLIFGSNSELRALAEVYAASDSSDKFINDFVAAWDKVMMLDRYDLA; from the coding sequence ATGGATAACAAAGAAAACGGGCATAACCATACAGATCCTGTATGGGATGTCAATGAAAGTGAGGCGAAATGCCCTTTTACCAGTGGCGCCATCCATCATACCGCAGGAGGTGGCACTAAGAATAATGATTGGTGGCCTAACCGACTGAATCTGAATATTCTTCGTCAGCATTCATCTAAATCCAATCCTATGGATCCGGATTTTAATTATGCAGAGGAGTTTAAAAAGTTAGATTTGGCGGCTGTTAAGCAAGATTTGGCAGGGCTAATGACTGATTCTCAGGACTGGTGGCCGGCAGATTTTGGACACTATGGCCCATTTTTTATCAGAATGGCGTGGCACAGTGCGGGTACTTATCGTATAGCTGACGGTAGAGGTGGTGGGGGATCTGGATCTCAGCGTTTTGCTCCGCTGAATAGCTGGCCTGATAATGCTAACCTTGACAAAGCCAGGTATTTGCTTTGGCCTGTGAAGCAAAAATACGGGAGAAGGCTTTCTTGGGCAGATTTACTGATTTTGGCTGGTAACGTGGCTCTGGAAACCATGGGCTTCAAAACTTTCGGATTTGCCGGAGGCCGTGAGGATGTATGGGAACCAGAGGAGGATATTTACTGGGGATCTGAGGGAGAATGGCTGGGTGACCAAGAAAGGTATGCTGGGAGTGGTGATGGTGAGAGAAATCTGGAAAACCCGCTTGGGGCGTCTCATATGGGATTGATCTATGTGAATCCTGAAGGCCCAAAAGGACAGCCTGACCCTATTGGAGCAGCACATGATATTCGAGAGACTTTTGGCCGTATGGCCATGAATGATGAAGAAACTGTAGCCTTGATTGCGGGCGGACACACGTTCGGCAAAACCCACGGCGCAGCAGATCCGGGAGAGTATGTAGGACATGAGCCGGAAGGTGCAGGTATAGAAGAAATGGGATTGGGATGGAAGAATAATTTTGGCAAGGGCCATTCTGAAGACACGATTACCTCAGGAATAGAAGTGACTTGGACAACTACGCCGACGCAGTGGAGTAATAATTTCTTTGAAAACCTCTTTGGGTTCGAATGGGAGCTGACCAAAAGTCCGGCTGGGGCACATCAGTGGAAACCAAAAGGTGATGCTGGTGCAGGAACTGTCCCAGATGCCCATAATCCGGCTAAAAAACATGCGCCAAATATGCTGACTACAGATTTGGCTTTGAAAGAAGATCCTGATTATGAAAAGATTTCAAGACGCTTCTTTGAAAACCCTGAGGAGTTTGCCGATGCGTTTTCTAGAGCATGGTTTAAGTTGACCCACCGTGATATGGGGCCGATTCAGCGCTATTTAGGGCCTGAAGTGCCTTCAGAAGAGTTGATCTGGCAGGATCCTATTCCAGCTGTGAACCACGAATTGGTGGATGAACAGGATGTAGCTTCGCTAAAAGCTAAAGTATTGGAATCGGGACTTTCTGTTTCCGAATTGGTTACTACAGCTTGGGCTTCTGCTTCGACTTTCCGTGGATCAGATATGCGTGGAGGAGCCAATGGTGCTAGAATCAGACTTTCTCCCCAAAAATTCTGGGCGGTAAACAATCCTTCTCAGCTTGGTAAAGTAATCGATAAGTTGGAGGCAATTCAGAAAGAATTTAATGCATCCCAATCTGGCGGAAAACAGATTTCTCTGGCAGATCTCATCGTTTTGGCAGGTTGCGCCGGGGTAGAAAAAGCAGCGAAAAATGCTGGAAAAGATGTTACCGTTCCCTTCACGCCAGGTAGGATGGATGCCAGCCAAGAGCAAACTGATGTTTCCTCTTTCGCAGCTATGGAACCTGCAGCGGATGGATTCAGAAATTACTTCAAACCTACCCATAAGGCTTCGGCTGAGGAAATGCTGGTGGATCGAGCTCAGTTACTCAAGCTGACTCCTCCTGAAATGACCGTACTGCTGGGCGGAATGAGAGTCTTAGGGGCCAACTTTGATAACTCAAAGCATGGTGTATTTACTGAAACCCCTGGAGCACTGACCAATGACTTCTTTGTCAATGTCTTGGATATGGGCACTTCCTGGAAAGCAGCAGATTCGGGACAGCATGCGTTTTTAGGTACTGACCGTAAGACTGGTCAGGTAAAATGGACTGGAACCAGAGCAGACTTGATCTTCGGGTCTAATTCTGAACTACGCGCATTGGCTGAAGTATATGCGGCTTCTGATTCTTCGGACAAGTTTATAAATGACTTCGTCGCAGCTTGGGATAAGGTGATGATGCTGGATAGATACGATCTGGCATAA
- a CDS encoding LemA family protein, which translates to MVTFLFIIAIILFLGVILVGIFNRFVKNKNLVKDAWSNIDVALKRRYDLIPNLVETVKGYASHEKGTLEAVIQARNTAMAVPSDDINKQIQAENQLQQTLRSIFALSEAYPDLKANTNFLQLQDKLNEIEENLERARRYYNGSVRENNTYGESFPGVLFAGMFNYKHFDYFEAEPESRENVKVSFS; encoded by the coding sequence ATGGTAACCTTTCTATTCATAATAGCTATCATCTTATTTTTAGGAGTTATCCTGGTAGGAATCTTCAACCGATTTGTCAAAAATAAAAACTTAGTGAAGGACGCCTGGAGTAACATAGACGTCGCATTAAAGCGTAGATACGACTTAATTCCAAACCTCGTGGAGACCGTCAAAGGCTACGCTAGTCATGAAAAAGGAACATTGGAAGCAGTGATTCAGGCCAGAAACACTGCCATGGCTGTGCCCTCGGATGACATCAATAAGCAGATCCAGGCAGAGAATCAGCTCCAACAGACTTTGAGAAGCATTTTTGCACTTAGTGAAGCCTATCCTGACCTGAAAGCAAACACCAATTTCCTCCAGCTTCAGGATAAACTCAATGAAATCGAGGAAAATCTGGAACGTGCAAGAAGATACTACAATGGCTCGGTACGCGAAAACAATACGTATGGAGAAAGCTTCCCAGGTGTTTTATTCGCAGGCATGTTCAATTATAAACATTTTGACTACTTTGAAGCTGAGCCGGAAAGCCGGGAAAATGTGAAAGTGAGTTTTTCGTAA
- a CDS encoding DUF2207 domain-containing protein, which yields MQKPLIFFKKLRLIRIKSIGLILLLFMQLEVFAQGFSVENYHVDITLHEEGYFNVVEKYDINFEVPKHGIFRNISTSYELITEEGKQETRKIELSNIEVPNYKFTAPSKIGQRLSNNLQIKIGDANITLQGQQHYEIRYRVENAFLHESEAISFYWNIKPSDWSAPFRQIDFTIHLPDGITLEEGTYFLYAGTSGSDVPTSDFLTDYSNGTYSGSSKPGVVSSGGEFVTVLLKLPLGSIKEIKPFWPWWTDYGWTIILSFCCLVFYLIWRKHGKDDHAVAITSYYPPKGMDPAMVGFLIDDSGDTSDLISLIPYWASNGYITIEEIDKKGWFAKDDTKLIKLKDIESDAPMYQQKVFNGLFGKGSEVMVSSLKDKFYTTMSSAKSTLKDAAQIYYVNKSRKIKNYTIFGIILLMFLLVPAFLMYWGIIAAIAAAVTCIVLLIMSQFLIKKNKEGTILLSELKGFRQFIKVAEEHKLKMLLRDDPGYFESTMSYALAFGMFDKWAKKFDALNIEPPTWYHSSTGRMMTMAHFSKSFNNSIKSTQSTMVSSPSSSGSSSGGGSSGGGFGGGGGGSW from the coding sequence ATGCAAAAGCCGCTGATATTTTTTAAGAAACTGAGATTAATTAGGATAAAGAGCATAGGTTTAATTCTCTTGCTCTTTATGCAGCTGGAGGTTTTTGCACAGGGATTCAGTGTTGAGAACTACCATGTGGACATTACTTTGCATGAGGAAGGTTACTTTAATGTGGTAGAGAAATATGACATCAATTTCGAGGTTCCGAAGCACGGGATTTTCCGTAATATTTCGACCTCTTATGAATTAATAACAGAAGAAGGCAAACAGGAAACCCGTAAAATAGAACTCAGCAACATTGAGGTCCCCAATTATAAATTCACTGCTCCTTCAAAAATAGGCCAGAGATTGTCCAACAATCTGCAAATAAAAATAGGTGACGCCAACATCACTTTGCAGGGGCAGCAGCACTACGAGATCAGGTATAGAGTTGAGAACGCATTCCTGCATGAGTCTGAAGCTATATCATTCTATTGGAACATTAAGCCAAGTGATTGGTCTGCCCCTTTTCGCCAAATAGATTTTACCATTCATTTGCCTGATGGAATCACCCTGGAAGAGGGCACCTATTTCTTGTATGCTGGTACTTCAGGGTCAGATGTCCCCACTTCGGATTTTTTAACTGATTATTCTAATGGCACCTACTCTGGATCCAGCAAGCCAGGTGTAGTTTCTTCCGGAGGTGAATTCGTCACAGTTTTATTGAAATTGCCTCTAGGAAGTATTAAGGAAATTAAGCCGTTCTGGCCATGGTGGACTGACTATGGATGGACTATAATACTATCTTTTTGCTGCTTAGTTTTTTATTTGATTTGGAGGAAGCACGGTAAAGATGATCATGCTGTGGCTATTACAAGCTACTATCCTCCTAAAGGCATGGATCCGGCTATGGTCGGCTTTCTGATCGATGACTCAGGCGACACCTCAGATTTGATTTCACTTATTCCCTATTGGGCTTCCAATGGATATATTACCATAGAAGAAATTGATAAAAAGGGTTGGTTTGCTAAGGATGACACCAAACTCATCAAGCTAAAAGACATAGAATCCGACGCGCCTATGTACCAGCAGAAGGTCTTCAATGGTTTGTTTGGAAAAGGTTCGGAGGTGATGGTAAGCAGCCTGAAGGACAAGTTCTACACTACCATGAGTTCTGCCAAAAGCACCTTGAAAGATGCTGCCCAGATCTATTATGTCAATAAATCCCGGAAAATTAAGAACTACACGATCTTTGGAATAATCTTATTAATGTTCCTACTAGTACCTGCCTTTTTGATGTATTGGGGAATTATAGCCGCTATCGCTGCCGCAGTGACCTGCATTGTTTTATTAATAATGAGCCAGTTCCTGATCAAAAAGAACAAAGAAGGGACTATTCTTTTATCAGAATTGAAAGGTTTCAGACAGTTTATAAAAGTAGCCGAGGAACACAAACTAAAAATGCTTCTGAGAGATGATCCGGGCTATTTTGAATCCACAATGAGCTATGCATTGGCTTTTGGGATGTTTGACAAGTGGGCAAAAAAATTCGACGCACTGAATATCGAGCCACCGACATGGTATCATTCCTCCACAGGCCGGATGATGACTATGGCGCATTTTTCGAAATCCTTCAACAACTCCATCAAATCTACCCAATCGACGATGGTGAGTTCGCCTTCAAGTTCGGGAAGTTCTAGCGGCGGCGGTTCTTCAGGAGGTGGTTTTGGTGGTGGAGGAGGCGGAAGCTGGTAG
- a CDS encoding dihydrofolate reductase family protein: protein MKNSVFIATSLDGFIAGENDELDWLSTFPKIDHIDTGFNEFTSRIDALVMGRNTFEVVAGFEGEWFYKKPVFVWSNSQTEIPEKLQDKAFLVKGSIPEVLAEIHGKGFKNLYIDGGKTIQSFLREDLIDEMIITTIPVLLGSGIPMFGELPKRLVFECVKSTRFLDKVVQNHFVRSR, encoded by the coding sequence ATGAAAAACAGTGTATTTATCGCCACGAGTCTAGATGGCTTTATTGCGGGTGAAAACGATGAATTGGATTGGCTATCGACCTTTCCGAAAATAGATCATATTGACACGGGATTTAATGAATTCACTTCCCGAATCGATGCACTAGTGATGGGAAGAAACACCTTTGAAGTAGTGGCCGGCTTTGAAGGAGAATGGTTTTACAAAAAGCCGGTTTTTGTTTGGAGTAATTCCCAGACAGAGATTCCAGAAAAACTGCAGGACAAGGCGTTTTTAGTCAAAGGAAGCATTCCGGAAGTGCTTGCAGAAATTCACGGCAAGGGTTTTAAAAACCTCTATATCGATGGAGGAAAGACCATTCAGAGTTTTCTGCGAGAAGACCTGATTGACGAAATGATCATTACTACAATTCCGGTTTTATTGGGATCTGGCATTCCCATGTTTGGTGAGTTACCGAAGCGTCTGGTTTTTGAATGCGTCAAATCAACCCGTTTTTTGGATAAAGTCGTGCAGAACCATTTTGTCCGTAGCAGGTAA
- a CDS encoding glucose 1-dehydrogenase, translating to MNETNTSRLPGIKLFDLSGKAAIITGGSKGLGLAMAEGLASAGANIMLVNRNLSEGEESAKRIADLYNVKAIAFSADVVKKDQMEAMAEAAFDTFGRIDVLVNSAGINIRGAIDELEVEEFNKVMEINVTGTWLACKAVTPFMKQAGKGSIINLASTLGLVGLSNRTPYASSKGAVVQMTRALGLEFAPFNITVNAICPGPFLTEMNLPIADTEEGKKFVVGATALGRWGRLEEIQGAAIYLASDAATYMVGSMLTVDGGWTAR from the coding sequence ATGAACGAGACAAATACTTCCAGATTGCCGGGAATAAAACTTTTTGACCTCAGCGGAAAAGCAGCCATTATCACAGGAGGATCCAAGGGATTGGGATTGGCGATGGCTGAAGGCCTTGCATCTGCTGGGGCCAATATCATGCTTGTCAATAGAAATCTGTCTGAAGGCGAAGAATCTGCAAAGAGAATAGCTGATCTCTACAATGTAAAGGCTATTGCTTTTTCAGCAGATGTCGTAAAAAAAGATCAAATGGAAGCCATGGCAGAAGCTGCTTTTGATACTTTCGGTAGAATAGATGTGCTGGTCAACAGTGCCGGAATCAACATCCGGGGAGCAATTGATGAACTAGAAGTGGAGGAATTCAACAAAGTAATGGAGATCAATGTCACCGGAACCTGGCTGGCTTGTAAGGCTGTGACGCCCTTTATGAAACAGGCAGGGAAAGGCAGTATCATCAATCTGGCAAGTACATTGGGACTGGTGGGGCTTTCCAATAGGACTCCCTATGCTTCCAGCAAAGGTGCTGTAGTCCAGATGACCCGTGCACTGGGATTAGAGTTTGCGCCTTTTAATATCACAGTAAATGCAATTTGTCCGGGGCCGTTTTTAACGGAAATGAATCTTCCGATTGCGGATACAGAAGAGGGAAAGAAATTTGTGGTAGGGGCGACAGCATTGGGTAGATGGGGACGCCTAGAGGAAATCCAGGGAGCCGCAATCTACCTTGCTTCTGATGCCGCCACTTACATGGTAGGATCCATGCTCACCGTGGATGGGGGCTGGACGGCAAGGTGA
- a CDS encoding sugar phosphate isomerase/epimerase family protein, producing MAKQNLPRSLSSSRRDRRDFLRSASLGAMALAIPFPVLPDFLKNASMGIVVHSYASRWHSKSESEKFPAFTDAISLMEHCKSIGAGGIQVTVGGWSSDFGAKVRAKREELDMYLEGSIALPQDLGKVPDFEREVIVAKESGASILRTACLSGRRYTNFTSKEDFLMFKENAIRSIELAEPIMRKHKMKLAVENHKDWTAQELKQIIQSVGSEWVGVTLDFGNNVSFMENPMEVIQTLAPCAFSTHVKDMGVQNYSDGFLLSEVPLGEGIVDLPTAVEICRKHNPAINFNLEMITRDPLEIPVLTESYWTTFEHLSGLDVCKMQRMLDENQFKGELPRVAGLSQEEQLAFEESNILECLQYSRESLKL from the coding sequence ATGGCCAAACAAAACTTGCCCCGAAGCCTAAGTAGTAGTAGAAGGGATAGGAGGGATTTTCTCAGATCAGCAAGTTTGGGAGCTATGGCATTAGCAATACCTTTTCCTGTGTTACCGGATTTTTTGAAAAACGCTTCGATGGGTATAGTAGTACATTCCTATGCATCAAGATGGCATTCTAAAAGTGAGAGTGAAAAATTTCCCGCCTTTACGGATGCTATCAGTCTTATGGAGCATTGCAAATCCATTGGAGCTGGAGGGATTCAGGTTACTGTAGGAGGTTGGAGCAGTGATTTTGGTGCTAAAGTGAGAGCGAAGCGTGAAGAGCTGGACATGTATCTGGAGGGAAGCATAGCATTGCCTCAGGATCTTGGGAAAGTGCCTGACTTTGAGCGGGAAGTTATCGTAGCAAAAGAATCCGGAGCTAGCATTCTCAGAACAGCATGCCTGAGCGGGCGTCGCTATACCAATTTCACATCAAAAGAGGATTTTTTAATGTTTAAAGAAAATGCCATACGGTCTATAGAATTGGCAGAACCGATTATGCGAAAGCATAAAATGAAACTGGCAGTTGAAAATCATAAGGACTGGACAGCACAGGAGTTAAAACAAATAATCCAGTCAGTAGGAAGTGAATGGGTGGGAGTGACACTTGACTTTGGCAACAACGTGTCTTTTATGGAAAACCCGATGGAGGTAATCCAAACTTTGGCTCCCTGTGCCTTTTCTACCCACGTGAAGGATATGGGTGTGCAAAACTATTCGGATGGTTTTTTACTGTCTGAAGTTCCCCTCGGTGAGGGAATAGTAGACCTTCCTACCGCTGTTGAAATTTGCCGAAAACATAATCCAGCAATCAATTTCAACCTGGAGATGATTACCCGTGACCCTCTGGAAATCCCGGTTCTGACGGAAAGCTACTGGACTACTTTTGAGCATCTCTCTGGGCTGGATGTATGTAAAATGCAACGTATGCTTGATGAAAACCAATTCAAAGGAGAACTTCCCAGAGTTGCCGGGCTGAGCCAGGAAGAACAACTCGCTTTTGAGGAATCTAACATACTGGAATGCTTACAATACAGCCGGGAATCCCTCAAACTATAA